The following are from one region of the Corylus avellana chromosome ca1, CavTom2PMs-1.0 genome:
- the LOC132184157 gene encoding allene oxide synthase 1, chloroplastic-like has translation MASASLAFPSLQPKFQSPRRSSPRPSTRRIIPCTISASVSETPPVSVQPVVPPEPTKLPIRKVPGGYGLPFIGPIIDRLDYFYKQGREEFFKSRIQKYQSTVFRVNMPPGPFIASDSRVVVLLDGKSFPVLFDVTKVEKKDVFTGTYMPSTELTGGYRVLSYLDPSEPSHGKLKRLLFFLLKSRRDHVIPEFHSSYAELFGGLENELATKGKAAFGDASDQAAFNFLARALYGANPAETKLGLNGPKLVQKWVLFQLAPLLALGLPVALEELLIHTVRLPSFLIKADYKILYDFFYESSGFVLDEAERLGVSRDEACHNLLFATCFNSFGGMKFFFPSMIKLIGRAGVKLHTQLAQEIRSVIRSNGGKVTMAAMEQMPLMKSVVYESLRIEPPVALQYGRAKRDLIIESHDAAFKVKEGEMIFGYQPFATKDPKIFDRAEEFVPDRFVGDGERLLSHVLWSNGPETEASTVENKQCAGKDFVVLVSRLLVVELFLRYDSFEIEIGTSALGASITLTSLQRATF, from the coding sequence ATGGCGTCCGCTTCTCTAGCTTTTCCGTCCTTGCAACCAAAATTTCAATCACCCAGAAGATCATCACCAAGGCCTTCCACGCGTCGGATCATACCCTGTACGATCTCTGCGTCGGTGTCTGAAACGCCGCCTGTGTCGGTCCAACCGGTTGTGCCGCCTGAACCCACCAAGCTCCCGATCCGGAAAGTCCCCGGAGGCTATGGCTTACCTTTTATCGGTCCAATCATCGACCGGCTTGACTACTTTTACAAGCAGGGTCGTGAAGAGTTCTTCAAATCACGCATCCAAAAGTACCAGTCAACGGTGTTCAGAGTCAACATGCCACCTGGCCCTTTCATAGCGTCTGACTCGCGGGTGGTCGTTTTACTCGACGGCAAGAGCTTTCCGGTGCTCTTCGACGTCACGAAGGTCGAAAAGAAAGACGTTTTCACGGGGACTTACATGCCATCCACGGAACTCACCGGAGGTTACCGAGTCTTGTCGTATCTCGACCCGTCGGAGCCGAGCCACGGCAAGCTCAAGCGGCTCCTGTTCTTCCTCCTCAAGTCCCGTAGAGACCACGTCATACCGGAGTTCCATTCCAGCTACGCCGAGCTCTTCGGGGGCCTCGAGAACGAGCTCGCAACCAAAGGAAAAGCCGCTTTCGGAGACGCCAGCGATCAAGCCGCTTTCAACTTCCTGGCTCGCGCACTCTACGGCGCGAACCCGGCTGAGACCAAGCTGGGGCTCAACGGGCCAAAGCTGGTCCAAAAATGGGTCCTCTTCCAGCTGGCACCTCTGCTCGCCCTCGGCCTCCCCGTGGCTCTCGAGGAGCTCCTCATCCACACCGTCCGTCTCCCTTCATTTCTGATCAAAGCCGATTACAAGATTCTCTACGACTTCTTCTACGAGTCATCTGGGTTCGTCCTCGACGAGGCGGAGAGATTAGGTGTCTCCAGAGACGAAGCTTGCCACAACCTCCTCTTCGCCACTTGCTTCAACTCCTTCGGAGGCATGAAGTTCTTCTTCCCCAGCATGATCAAGCTCATCGGCCGCGCAGGGGTCAAGCTCCACACCCAGCTGGCGCAGGAGATCCGATCGGTCATCAGATCCAACGGCGGAAAAGTCACGATGGCCGCCATGGAACAGATGCCTCTGATGAAGTCCGTCGTGTACGAGTCGCTCCGGATAGAACCGCCGGTGGCGCTCCAATACGGGAGAGCCAAGCGCGACCTCATCATCGAGAGCCACGACGCAGCTTTCAAAGTAAAGGAAGGCGAAATGATATTTGGGTATCAACCATTCGCCACCAAGGACCCCAAAATATTCGACAGAGCCGAAGAGTTCGTGCCGGACCGGTTTGTCGGAGACGGCGAGAGATTGCTCAGCCACGTGTTGTGGTCCAATGGGCCAGAGACCGAGGCATCAACGGTCGAGAATAAACAGTGTGCCGGGAAGGATTTCGTGGTTTTGGTGTCCAGGCTTCTTGTCGTGGAGCTGTTCCTCCGATATGATTCCTTCGAGATCGAGATCGGTACGTCGGCGTTGGGGGCCTCCATTACCCTAACGTCTCTCCAAAGAGCCACGTTTTGA
- the LOC132190947 gene encoding uncharacterized protein LOC132190947, producing MGPKTEGLKRRQHHTIGNGLTKIQQMQIQQPPAICALPKVKNAPASLPLSSAQTRKYGARTRAISVNELPPNALRRKREPKWRGGFSLGVDLGMYRTGLALSKGFSIRPLTVLELRGEKLEIQLLEIAQQEEADEFIVGLPKSCDGKETPQSNKVRSVAGRLAVRAAERGWRVYLQDEHGTTAEAADRMIDMGLNRSTRQRKIDAYAAMMVLERYFSMAGHGTELVLPKNLDLQEKLKRGPPKDVDFFAEEFER from the exons ATGGGACCAAAAACAGAAGGGCTTAAAAGACGCCAACACCATACAATCGGTAATGGTTTAACAAAGATTCAGCAGATGCAGATTCAGCAGCCTCCGGCCATTTGTGCGCTTCCTAAAGTCAAAAACGCCCCTGCCTCTCTGCCACTGTCATCAGCCCAAACTCGTAAATATGGTGCCAGAACAAGGGCAATTTCCGTGAACGAACTTCCCCCCAATGCCCTTCGCCGGAAGAGAGAACCCAAATGGAGAGGCGGGTTCAGCCTTGGGGTAGACTTGGGAATGTACCGCACCGGCCTCGCCCTCAGCAAAGGCTTCTCCATCCGTCCTCTCACT GTTCTGGAGTTGCGTGGAGAAAAGCTTGAGATTCAGCTTCTTGAGATTGCACAGCAAGAG GAGGCTGATGAGTTTATAGTCGGGCTCCCCAAGTCATGCGATGGGAAGGAGACGCCTCAGTCAAATAAAGTTCGTAGTGTTGCTGGAAGGCTTGCTGTTCGAGCTGCTGAGAG GGGTTGGAGAGTATACCTCCAAGATGAACACGGGACAACAGCAGAAGCGGCAGATCGCATGATTGACAT GGGCCTCAACAGGTCTACTCGGCAAAGGAAAATTGATGCCTATGCCGCCATG ATGGTACTGGAGAGATATTTTTCCATGGCTGGCCACGGAACTGAACTTGTACTGCCCAAGAATTTGGATTTACaagaaaaacttaaaagggGTCCGCCAAAAGACGTTGACTTCTTTGCAGAAGAATTTGAGAGATAA